Proteins found in one Zea mays cultivar B73 chromosome 1, Zm-B73-REFERENCE-NAM-5.0, whole genome shotgun sequence genomic segment:
- the LOC100284262 gene encoding Auxin-responsive protein IAA13 has product MAGADVDVGTELRLGLPGGGADAAKAAKRGFEDTIDLKLKLPTAGMEEAAAAAAAKPEPAAEKAKRPAEAPAADAEKPPAPKAQAVGWPPVRSYRRNVMTVQSVKSKKEEEPEKQQSAANAGGNGSAFVKVSMDGAPYLRKVDLKMYNSYTELSVALKKMFSTFTTSGNNMNEGKLVDPVSGADVVTTYEDKDGDWMLVGDVPWEMFVESCRRLRIMKSSEAIGLAPRTKDKCKNRS; this is encoded by the exons ATGGCTGGAGCCGACGTCGACGTCGGGACGGAGCTCCGCCTCGGCCTGCCAGGAGGAGGCGCCGATGCGGCCAAGGCTGCCAAGAGGGGCTTCGAGGACACCATCGACCTCAAGCTGAAGCTGCCCACCGCCGGCATGGAGGaagctgccgctgccgccgccgccaagCCGGAGCCGGCCGCCGAGAAGGCCAAGAGGCCCGCCGAGGCGCCGGCCGCTGATGCCGAGAAGCCACCCGCACCCAA GGCACAAGCTGTGGGTTGGCCACCAGTCCGGTCATACCGCAGGAACGTCATGACCGTCCAGTCTGTGAAGAGCAAGAAGGAAGAGGAGCCTGAGAAGCAGCAGTCCGCTGCCAACGCCGGCGGCAACGGCTCCGCCTTCGTGAAGGTCAGCATGGACGGCGCGCCCTACCTGCGCAAGGTGGACCTGAAGATGTACAACAGCTACACGGAGCTCTCCGTTGCTCTGAAGAAGATGTTCAGCACCTTCACCACATCCG GGAACAACATGAATGAGGGAAAACTAGTTGATCCGGTCAGCGGTGCTGATGTGGTCACTACTTACGAAGACAAGGATGGCGACTGGATGCTCGTTGGCGACGTCCCGTGGGA GATGTTTGTCGAGTCATGCAGGCGTCTGAGGATCATGAAGAGCTCTGAAGCCATAGGTCTTG CACCAAGAACGAAGGACAAGTGCAAGAACAGGAGCTGA
- the LOC100191458 gene encoding protein transport protein sec23 isoform X2, whose amino-acid sequence MDFAELEAVEGLRWPWHSWPPTTPAAASLVVPTSVLCSPLQHPTAPDLLPLLPYAPLRCASPGCGAALNPFSRVHHGSARWSCAFCGAAANPFPRLLAPDALPAELFPTHSSVEYLLPPDPAEPGGPGPPALVFVIDAATAAEELTVLKDEVRRLMQGLPEGIRVALVTFAASVWVHDLGFEGCARVVVLNGERELESDKIQKLLGIHRSQYKNLAMPRSTEVQRFLLPVSECEFNITSAIEDLSSMPACPRGHRPLRATGAAISTAIALLEGCCSPSTGGRIMIFTSGPATVGPGCVVETDLGKTIRSHRDIFNSNAPLTDKARDFYKKVAKRLTDHALVLDLFACSLDQVGAAELRNPIEVTGGLMVHTESFEYEQFKSCFRHMFRREGTNYLNMNFNATIEIVTSKEVKICGALGPCISLRRKNNSVSDKEIGEVYDKVPTW is encoded by the exons ATGGACTTCGCGGAGCTGGAGGCCGTGGAGGGCCTCCGGTGGCCATGGCACTCGTGGCCGCCGACTACCCCCGCCGCCGCGTCCCTCGTCGTGCCCACCTCCGTCCTCTGCTCGCCGCTGCAGCACCCCACGGCGCCGGACCTCCTCCCGCTGCTACCCTACGCGCCGCTCCGCTGCGCCTCCCCGGGTTGTGGCGCCGCGCTCAACCCGTTCTCGCGCGTGCACCACGGCTCCGCGCGCTGGTCCTGCGCCTTCTGTGGCGCCGCCGCCAACCCGTTCCCCCGCCTACTGGCCCCCGACGCGCTCCCCGCCGAACTCTTCCCCACCCACTCCAGCGTCGAGTACTTGCTGCCCCCGGACCCCGCTGAGCCCGGGGGACCGGGGCCACCTGCGCTCGTGTTCGTGATCGATGCGGCCACGGCGGCCGAGGAGCTCACCGTGCTCAAGGACGAGGTGCGCAGGCTCATGCAGGGGCTGCCTGAGGGGATCAGGGTGGCGCTCGTCACTTTCGCTGCGTCTGTGTGGGTGCACGATCTTGGATTTGAGGGTTGCGCTCGGGTGGTTGTGCTTAATGGCGAGCGTGAGCTCGAGTCTGACAAG ATACAGAAACTTTTAGGTATTCACCGTTCACAGTACAAGAACTTGGCTATGCCAAGGTCCACTGAAGTGCAGCGGTTTTTGCTGCCTGTTTCTGAATGTGAATTTAACATCACATCTGCAATAGAGGACCTGAGCTCCATGCCTGCGTGTCCACGTGGGCATCGCCCTTTAAGAGCAACTGGCGCAGCGATTTCTACTGCTATTGCTCTTCTAGAGGGTTGCTGCTCACCCAGTACCGGTGGTCGGATTATGATCTTTACATCTGGTCCTGCAACAGTTGGTCCAGGGTGTGTGGTGGAAACTGATCTTGGGAAAACAATTCGTTCTCATCGTGACATATTCAATAGCAACGCACCGCTGACTGACAAAGCACGTGATTTCTATAAGAAAGTTGCAAAGAGGTTGACAGACCATGCATTAGTTCTTGATCTATTCGCCTGCTCTCTTGATCAGGTTGGGGCTGCAGAGCTGAGGAATCCAATTGAAGTGACAGGGGGTTTAATGGTGCATACAGAGTCATTTGAGTATGAGCAGTTCAAAAGCTGTTTTAGGCATATGTTCCGTCGTGAAGGCACCAATTACCTTAATATGAACTTTAATGCGACGATTGAAATAGTGACATCAAAGGAGGTGAAGATTTGTGGTGCCCTTGGTCCCTGCATTTCCCTCCGCAGGAAAAATAACTcagttagtgataaggaaattggTGAAG TTTATGACAAGGTACCGACATGGTGA
- the LOC100191458 gene encoding protein transport protein sec23-1 isoform X1 — MDFAELEAVEGLRWPWHSWPPTTPAAASLVVPTSVLCSPLQHPTAPDLLPLLPYAPLRCASPGCGAALNPFSRVHHGSARWSCAFCGAAANPFPRLLAPDALPAELFPTHSSVEYLLPPDPAEPGGPGPPALVFVIDAATAAEELTVLKDEVRRLMQGLPEGIRVALVTFAASVWVHDLGFEGCARVVVLNGERELESDKIQKLLGIHRSQYKNLAMPRSTEVQRFLLPVSECEFNITSAIEDLSSMPACPRGHRPLRATGAAISTAIALLEGCCSPSTGGRIMIFTSGPATVGPGCVVETDLGKTIRSHRDIFNSNAPLTDKARDFYKKVAKRLTDHALVLDLFACSLDQVGAAELRNPIEVTGGLMVHTESFEYEQFKSCFRHMFRREGTNYLNMNFNATIEIVTSKEVKICGALGPCISLRRKNNSVSDKEIGEGGSNYWKTSSLSSKTSIAFLFRVDCNHKADPPTVFFIQFMTRYRHGDGSYRLRVTTVARRWAAPRSPEIAAGFDQEAAAAVMARLAVYRAETYHVRDVIRWLDKMLIRFTAKFGNYVPEDPSTFRLSTNFSLYPQFMYYLRRSQFIDVFNSSPDETAFFRLMLNREGVVGSLIMIQPTLFQYSFDGPPIPVLLDVSSISPDVILLFDSYFYIVIHYGSKIAQWRKLGYHKDPNHENLRKLLEAPEVDAEALLVDRFPVPKLIKCDHHGSQARFLLARLNPSVTQKTQFSKGSEVIFTDDVSLQVFIEHLQELAVQG, encoded by the exons ATGGACTTCGCGGAGCTGGAGGCCGTGGAGGGCCTCCGGTGGCCATGGCACTCGTGGCCGCCGACTACCCCCGCCGCCGCGTCCCTCGTCGTGCCCACCTCCGTCCTCTGCTCGCCGCTGCAGCACCCCACGGCGCCGGACCTCCTCCCGCTGCTACCCTACGCGCCGCTCCGCTGCGCCTCCCCGGGTTGTGGCGCCGCGCTCAACCCGTTCTCGCGCGTGCACCACGGCTCCGCGCGCTGGTCCTGCGCCTTCTGTGGCGCCGCCGCCAACCCGTTCCCCCGCCTACTGGCCCCCGACGCGCTCCCCGCCGAACTCTTCCCCACCCACTCCAGCGTCGAGTACTTGCTGCCCCCGGACCCCGCTGAGCCCGGGGGACCGGGGCCACCTGCGCTCGTGTTCGTGATCGATGCGGCCACGGCGGCCGAGGAGCTCACCGTGCTCAAGGACGAGGTGCGCAGGCTCATGCAGGGGCTGCCTGAGGGGATCAGGGTGGCGCTCGTCACTTTCGCTGCGTCTGTGTGGGTGCACGATCTTGGATTTGAGGGTTGCGCTCGGGTGGTTGTGCTTAATGGCGAGCGTGAGCTCGAGTCTGACAAG ATACAGAAACTTTTAGGTATTCACCGTTCACAGTACAAGAACTTGGCTATGCCAAGGTCCACTGAAGTGCAGCGGTTTTTGCTGCCTGTTTCTGAATGTGAATTTAACATCACATCTGCAATAGAGGACCTGAGCTCCATGCCTGCGTGTCCACGTGGGCATCGCCCTTTAAGAGCAACTGGCGCAGCGATTTCTACTGCTATTGCTCTTCTAGAGGGTTGCTGCTCACCCAGTACCGGTGGTCGGATTATGATCTTTACATCTGGTCCTGCAACAGTTGGTCCAGGGTGTGTGGTGGAAACTGATCTTGGGAAAACAATTCGTTCTCATCGTGACATATTCAATAGCAACGCACCGCTGACTGACAAAGCACGTGATTTCTATAAGAAAGTTGCAAAGAGGTTGACAGACCATGCATTAGTTCTTGATCTATTCGCCTGCTCTCTTGATCAGGTTGGGGCTGCAGAGCTGAGGAATCCAATTGAAGTGACAGGGGGTTTAATGGTGCATACAGAGTCATTTGAGTATGAGCAGTTCAAAAGCTGTTTTAGGCATATGTTCCGTCGTGAAGGCACCAATTACCTTAATATGAACTTTAATGCGACGATTGAAATAGTGACATCAAAGGAGGTGAAGATTTGTGGTGCCCTTGGTCCCTGCATTTCCCTCCGCAGGAAAAATAACTcagttagtgataaggaaattggTGAAGGTGGGTCAAATTATTGGAAAACTAGTTCACTGAGCAGCAAAACCAGCATTGCTTTCCTTTTCCGAGTTGATTGCAATCATAAAGCTGATCCGCCGACTGTCTTCTTTATTCAGTTTATGACAAGGTACCGACATGGTGATGGTAGTTATCGCCTGAGGGTGACGACTGTTGCAAGAAGGTGGGCTGCTCCTCGATCTCCTGAAATTGCTGCAGGGTTTGATCAGGAAGCTGCTGCAGCTGTAATGGCCAGGCTTGCTGTTTACAGGGCAGAGACATACCATGTTAGAGATGTTATACGGTGGCTTGACAAGATGCTTATTCGCTTTACTGCTAAGTTCGGAAACTATGTTCCTGAAGATCCATCTACATTTCGGCTGTCAACAAACTTCTCCTTGTATCCGCAGTTCATGTACTACTTGCGGAGATCACAGTTCATTGATGTTTTCAACAGCTCTCCTGATGAAACTGCTTTCTTCAGGTTGATGCTGAATAGGGAAGGGGTTGTGGGGTCTCTAATCATGATCCAGCCTACTCTATTCCAGTACTCATTTGATGGGCCACCTATTCCTGTACTGTTAGATGTCAGCTCCATCTCTCCTGATGTCATTTTACTATTTGATTCATACTTCTATATTGTGATTCATTATGGCTCAAAGATTGCTCAATGGAGGAAGCTTGGCTATCATAAGGACCCAAACCATGAAAATTTACGGAAGCTCCTTGAAGCACCAGAAGTAGATGCAGAGGCACTATTGGTAGACCGTTTCCCTGTGCCAAAACTCATAAAGTGTGATCATCATGGTAGTCAGGCCAGGTTCCTGCTCGCTCGATTGAATCCATCTGTGACACAGAAAACACAGTTTTCAAAGGGATCTGAAGTCATTTTCACCGACGATGTTAGTCTGCAAGTGTTTATTGAACACTTGCAGGAGTTGGCTGTTCAGGGCTAG